The stretch of DNA ACATAATTGCTTTTCCAATTACGAAAGGCTCATCTGCAGGCATGAAGTTAGGCACTACCGGACGACCAAAACGTAAGTAAGCTGGGCCATGATGATCTGCTAAAGCAATTGTAGCTGCTTTCGTTTGGTTGTAATCGCAAGTGTTGATAACTGTCATTCCAGGTAACATTTTCATCAAACCGATGTCTTCTAAGATTTGGTGAGTAGCTCCATCTTCTCCAAGAGTTAATCCCGCGTGAGAAGCACAAATCTTAACATTTTTATCTGAATACGCTACTGATTGACGAATTTGGTCATACACTCTTCCTGTAGAAAAGTTTGCGAAAGTTCCCGTGAAAGGAATTTTCCCACCAATCGTTAATCCAGCTGCAATTCCAATCATATTCGCTTCTGCAATTCCGATTTGGAAGAAACGCTCTGGGTGATTTTTCTTGAAATCATCAAATTTTAATGATCCAATTAAATCCGCACAAAGCGCCACTACGTTTTCATTTTTTTGAC from Flavobacterium haoranii encodes:
- a CDS encoding transketolase family protein, producing MKKYINQGSKDTRSGFGAGMTELGQKNENVVALCADLIGSLKFDDFKKNHPERFFQIGIAEANMIGIAAGLTIGGKIPFTGTFANFSTGRVYDQIRQSVAYSDKNVKICASHAGLTLGEDGATHQILEDIGLMKMLPGMTVINTCDYNQTKAATIALADHHGPAYLRFGRPVVPNFMPADEPFVIGKAIMLNEGTDVTIIATGHLVWEALVAAEALEAKGISAEVINIHTIKPLDEEAILKSVKKTGCVVTAEEHNIIGGLGESVSRTLIQNNLVPQEFVAVNDSFGESGTPAQLMEKYGLNADSIIKAAEKAIARKN